CGGCGTTGATGTCGACCTGCACCGCCTCGGCGGCCCAGGACAGGATGAAGGCGGCGCCGACGATGGCCGCGCCGTAGACCAGCGCCTCGACCGGGGCGCCGAAGTGGACCGTGGAGATCCCGAAGTAGGCCGCGAAGCCCATCCAGGCCCCCAGCAGGGTGACCGCGGCGGCGACGCCGAGCTGCAGGGGGAAGCCGGTCTGAGAGGAGCGGTCCGAGCGCTCGGTGTCAGTGGTGGGCATCTGCGAGTCATGCCCACCACCGATCGCGCGCAATCCGACTGCGGACGACCCCAGGTCAGGGCCCGGGGATCCGCGGGGCGCTCGGAGGGATGGGGTCCGGCGGCTTCGGGGGGCCCACGTTCTCGTGGTCGCGGTCGCGCACGGCCCGCTTGATCTGCTCGAGGTTGTTGCGGAGCAGGTCGCTGATCAGCTCGTCCATGCGCGGGTCGCTCAGCATCTCGATGAGCACCCGCAGGGTCGTCTCGCTGACCTCGCTCACGATCGTGTCGTAGCCGGGGAGGCGGCCGATGAGACGGACGTTGGGGTCCCGCTTGACCTTCTCGGCGACCAGGTCCTTGAGCTCGTCGTGGTTCTCGAGCAGGGCCTGGGAGATGTTCTTCGTGTAGTGACCCGTCTGGATGACGGCGGCGACCTCGTCGAGGACGACGATGGTCAGCGGCCGCTTGACCAGGCCGAGGCCCTTCTCCGACAGGGCGGAGGCCCGGCGCACGACGGCGGGGCGGTGCATGCCCATCCGGACGAGCCAAGCACCGAGGACCGCGGCCACCACGGAGGCCCCGAAGACCACGGCGAGCACCAGCAGGATCACCTGCAGGGTGCTGAGACCCTCGAGCCAGTCGGACATGACGTCATCCTGCCCGACCGGCCCGAGGCTCGGGTCAGCTCGCGCTGTCGAAGGTGGCGGTGTCGATGACGAAGCGGTAGCGCACGTCGCTGTCGACGACCCGGTCCCAGGCGCCGTCGACGTCGTCGACGCCGATGGTCTCGATCTCGGCGCCGATGCCGTGCTCGGCGCAGAAGTCCAGCATCTCCTGGGTCTCGCGGATGCCGCCGATCTTCGACCCCGCCATGCTGCGCCGCATGGCGGCCAGCGAGAAGGCGTGGAAGTTGTCGGGGCTGTCGGGGATGCCGACGTTGACCATCGTGCCGTTCAGCTTGAGCAGCGAGAGGTACTTGTCCACCGGCAGGTTGGCCGCGACGGTGTTGACGACCAGGTCGAAGCTGTTGCGCAGCTCCTTGAACGTCTCCTTCTCGCTGGTGGCGTAGTAGTGGTCGGCGCCGAACCGCTTGCCGTCCTCCTGCTTCGACAGCGACTGGCTCAGCACGGTCACCTCGGCGCCCATGGCGGAGGCGATCTTCACCCCCATGTGGCCCAGGCCGCCCATCCCGACGATCGCGACCTTCTTGCCGGGGCCGGCCTCCCAGTGGTTGAGGGGCGAGTAGAGGGTGATGCCGGCGCACAGCAGGGGAGCCGCGACGTCCAGCTCGACACCCTCGGGGATGTTGAGGACGTAGTTCTCGTCCACGACGATCGCCTTCGAGTAGCCGCCGAACGTCGGCTCGCCGTCGTACTCCTTGCCGTTGTACGTCGGCACCTCGCCCTTGAGGCAGTACTGCTCGTCGCCGGCCTGGCAGTTCTCGCACTCACGGCAGGAGTCGACGAAGCAGCCGACGCCGACGCGGTCGCCGACCTTGAACTTGGAGACGCCGTCGCCGACGGCGCTCACCGTGCCGGCGATCTCGTGGCCGGGCACCATCGGGAACAGGGCCTCGCCCCACTCCTCACGGGCCTGGTGGATGTCGGAGTGGCAGATGCCGGCGAAGGCGATGTCGATGACGACGTCGTTCGCGCCGGGGTCGCGCCGCTCGACGGTCCGGCGCTCGAAGGGCTCCTTGGGGCCGGGGGTGACCAGGGCGTCCACGGTCTGGGGCATGTCTCTCCTTGGTGGGGCTCAGCGGGTTCAGGGGGCCCGGGAGGGCCGTGGTGAACCTGCCCGCCGGCGCTTGAGGGCTAAACCTTTGCGCTCGGTGCGGACCAGGTCCCGAACCGGTCATAACTCCCGCCCGTGCAGGTCGTTGACCTGGGCAGGGACGGGCAGCCGAAGGCGCTCGAGGGACAAGGAGAGACGCATGTCGAAGGTCGTCGTGGAGACCGCCGGGTGGATCCGGGGAGAGGTCGACGTCGAGACGGTGGAGGTCGCGCTGGCCTACGAGACCGCCGACCCGTACGCCGTGCGCGTGCACATCACCAGCGCGGAGGGGCGCCGCTGCTGGACCTTCGGCCGCGACCTGATGGCGGACGGCCTGCGCTCGATGGTGCCGGTCGGCGAGGGCGCCGTGCAGGTGCAGGCCACCTCGGTGCTGACCGAGATCTCCTACCTCGACCTCGACGGGCAGAGCACCACGCTGCGCCTGCCCTGGTGGAACACGCGTGAGTTCATCCGGCTGAGCCAGGAGGCCGTCGCCCGCGGCGACGAGCACTGTGACGTCGACTCCTGGGTGATGGCGCTGACCGACCAGGAGTCCTGAGCCGCTCACCGGTCCAGTCGAGTCCCGGTCGTTACCAGAGAAAGTAGGGCGATCGCGGGACTTTGGTCACTCCGGCGTGTCATGGTGGTGTGAGTCGCCCCACTGGGAGGAAGGCGACCACGACTCTGGGAGGTACACGACGATGTGTGCACACACGCCATCCTGTCCGTCCGTCGACGACCAGTGCTGCTGGACCGCGCACGTCGTCAGCGACCACTCGGAGCAGGGGTGGTGCCGTCTCTGCAACGGCGTCATCCTCTTCGACGACGGCTTCTTCATCGCGCCCGACGGTCACGTCGAGCCGGTGCTGATGTCGGCCTGAGCGCCGGCACCCTGCTGACCTGATGCGCCGGGGGCTGCGCGCCGTCGTCGTGACGGCGCTGGTCTCGGCGACCGCGTCCTTCGCCGTCCCCGTCGCCACGCCCTCGCTGGCGCCCGCGGCGTCGGCCTGGACCGAGGCGCCCGAGGACTACGCGGCGTACGAGCCCGAGGACGGCTGTCGCACCCGGCCGCTGCCCGGCACGGGCGAGCTGGCGTCCTGGATCGACCGCGCGTTCACCGGCGGCGCCGCCCGCGCCACCATGCGCACGTGCTCGAGCAGCTCCTCGGAGCACCAGGACGGGCGCGCCATCGACTGGACGATGGACGCGGACAAGCGCGCCCAGCGGCGCGAGGTCGCCCGCTTCCTGGCCAAGGTCTTCGCCGAGGACCCCGACGGCAACCGGCACGCACTCGCCCGTCGGATGGGCGTCATGTACGTCATCTGGAACGACCGCATCTACGCGTCCTACCGGACCTTCGAGGCGCGCGACTACCTGAGCTCGTCGTGCCGTTCGGTGGAGCGCTGCTCCAAGACGTTGCGGCACCGCGACCACGTGCACCTGTCGCTGAGCCAGCGCGGCGGGCGCGGGCTGACGAGCTGGTACGTCGAGGGGTCCTGACCCGCGGCCCTAGGCCGACGGACTAGAACGCGTTACAGTTTTCGGGTTTCCCGACCCGAGGAGTACGCCGCCATGCCCCTTCCCGCGACCATCGACGACCGGCTGCTCGGTCGCCTCACCGACCGGGTGCGCTCGAGCGGCGGAGCGACGTACAAGCTGCTCGAGGTCTACACCGGCGAGGTGATCACGGCGCTGCCGCAGTCCACCGCGGCCGACGTCGAGGCGGCGTACGCCGACGCCCGCGAGGCCCAGCAGGGCTGGGCCTCGCAGCCGCTGGAGCAGCGGCTCGCGGTGATGAAGCGCTTCCACAAGCTGCTGCTGAAGAACCACGCGACCGTCGTCGACCTCATGCAGGCCGAGACCGGCAAGGCCCGTCGGATGTCCTTCGAGGAGGTCTGTGACGTCGCCATGACGACCAGCCACTACCTCCGCACGGCGTCACGGGTGCTCACCGACACGAAGCGGGGCGGGGTGGTGCCGTTCGTCTCGACCGCCACCGAGGTGCGGGCGCCCAAGGGCGTCGTCGGCCTGATCTCGCCGTGGAACTTCCCCTTCGCCACCAGCCTCTCCGACGCCATGCCGGCACTGATCGCGGGCAACGGGGTGGTGCTCAAGCCGGACAACCGGAGCACCCTCAACGTCGCCTTCGGGGTCTCGCTGCTCGAGGAGGCCGGCCTGCCCGCGGGGCTGGTGCAGATCGTGTGCGGGGAGGGGCCGGACGTCGGACCGGCGATCGTCGACGGCGCCGACTACGTCATGTTCACCGGCTCCACCGCGACCGGGCGCGTCATCGGCGAGCGCGCCGGGGCCAACCTCATCGGCTGCACCCTCGAGCTCGGCGGCAAGAACCCGCTGGTCGTGATGCCCGACGCCGACCTCGACGAGACGGTCCCCGGTGCTCTCTTCGGCTCCTTCCTCAACGCCGGCCAGGCCTGCATGCACATCGAGCGGATCTACGTGCACGCCTTGGTCGCGGAGGAGTTCACCCGGAGGTTCGTGATCGCCGCCGAGCGGATCGCCCTGGGCGCGTCGTACGACTGGGAGCCGGAGATGGGCGCGCTCATCAGCGCCGAGCACCTGGAGCGGGTGTCCGACCACGTCGAGGACGCGCGGTCGCAGGGGGCGGAGGTGCTGACCGGGGGGCGGGCCCGCCCCGACCTGGGGCCGACCTTCTACGAGCCGACGGTGCTGCGCGGGGTGACCCCGGCGATGAGGCTCGCGCGCGAGGAGACCTTCGGACCGGTCACGGCGATCTTCACCTACGAGACCGAGGACGAGGTCGTGGCGCTGGCCAACGACACCGACTACGGCCTCAACGCCAGCATCTGGTCGCGCGACCTCGAGGCGGCCGAGCGGCTCGGACGTCGGATCCGGGCCGGCAACATCGGCGTCAACGACAGCCTGGCCTGCGCCTACGCCAGCAAGTCGACGCCCTCGGGCGGGATCAAGAACAGCGGGGTGGGCTCACGCCACGGCGACTCCGGGTTGCTGAAGTACACCGACCCGATCAACGTCGCCGTGCTCAAGAAGCAGGTCCTCACCCCGCCCGCCGACGTCGACTACGCGAAGTACGTCAAGCAGACGGTCCTGTCCCTCAAGGCCATGCGCCGCCTCAACCTGCGGTGATGGGGGGTGCCGGTTTCACCAGGTACCTAGTGAAACCGGCGCTTCCCGAGCGAAGCATCGCTCGGGAAGCGCCGGTTTCGTCAGGGAAGGTACGCCGTCACGCCACCTGGAGCGAGCGCTTCGACAGCCCCATCCAGTAGCCCTCGATGCGCTGCAGGCCGGGGGCGCTCGGGTCGGTCGCGGCGCCGAGCGTGACGAACAGCGGGGTCAGGTGCTCGACGGTGGGGTGGGCGTAGGGCAGTCCCGGGGCGAGGTCGGCGTACGACGCGAGCGTGTCGACGTCACCGCGTGCGAGGGCCTCGGCCGCCCAGAGGTCGAAGTCCTGCGACCAGCCCGGCACCGCGGCGTCGATGCGGAACTCGGTGAGGAACGGCAGGCCGTGGGTGAGGAAGCCGGAGCCGATGACGAGCACGCCCTCGTCGCGCAGCGCGCGCAGGCGCGAGCCGAGCTGGAGCAGGCGGCCGGGGTCGTGGGTGGGCAGCGACATCTGCACCACCGGGATGTCGGCGTCGGGGTACATGATCTTGAGCGGCACCCAGGCGCCGTGGTCGAGCCCGCGCGAGGGGTGGCGGTGGACGGTCTCGTGGTCCGGCATCATCGCCGCGACCCGGTCGGCGAGCGCGGTGGCGTCCGGGGTCGCGTACGTCTCCTCGTAGTAGCGCTGCGGGAAGCCGCCGAAGTCGTAGACCAGGGGCGTGCCGGCGGCCGTGGCGCTCAGCGCGAGGGGGGCGGACTCCCAGTGGGCCGAGACGATCACGATGCCGGTCGGACGCGGGAGGTCGGCGGCCCAGGCGCGCAGCTGGCCGCTCCAGACCGGGTCGTCGAGGAGGGGCGGCGCGCCGTGTCCGATGTAGAGCGCCGGGAGCGGGTGGGAACCGGTCATGATGGGCCTCACGAACGAACTAGATTGTTGAAGTCTCAAGTATAGAGGTAGGATGGCGGCTATGACCAGATGGTTGACCCAGGACGAGCTCGCGGCGTGGCTGCCCCTGGCCGGGGTCATGCTGCGCTTCAACAGCGCTCTCGACAGCCAGCTGGTCCGCGACTCCGACCTCACGCACTTCGACTACCTCTGTCTCGCGATGCTGTCCGAGGAGAAGGACCACGTCACGTCGATGAGCCACCTCGCGGGCCGCACCAACGCCTCACTGTCGCGCCTGTCCCACGTGGTCAGCAAGCTCGAGCGCCGCGGACTGGTCTCGCGCTGTCCCTCGGACATCAGCCGGCGGGTGACCAACGTGCGCATGACCGAGCAGGGGTACGCCGTGCTCGTCGCCGCGGCGCCGGGACACGTCGAGCACGTCCGCTCGCTGATCTTCGACGGCCTGAGCGACGAGGACGTCGACGCCCTGCGCCGGGTCATGCTCCACGTGCTCGGCAACATCGAGTGCGCCGGGGCGAAGGACGCCCAGCGCGAGGGCAAGCCCGTGCCGCCGCCCGCCCGCGTCATCTGACCCGTCCGACGCCTCAGCGGGCCCGCGACCGGCGCAGGCACAGCCAGGCGGCCCCGGCGTAGAGCACGGCGTACATCCCGCTGACTCCCACCACGTCGAGCGCCGACGCGCCCGCGGGCAGCCCGACGACCAGCCACCCGAGCGCGACCGCGACCACCACCCCGGCTGCGGCGCCGAGCGCCACCGCCGAGCCGTGCGGGCTCAGCCGCGCCAGGAGCACGCCGACCACGGCGACGACCGGCGCGAGGAGGTACGGCGCGTCGTCGCGACCGCCGTCCCCGACGATGCCGAGCGCCCCGACGCCGAGCAGCAGCAGGAGCGTGACGAGGCCTGCTGCTGCGAGGCCGAGCCACGGGGGATGGGAGGCGGTCGGTGAAGTAGGGGAGCCGGGTGCGGCGGTCATGGTGTCCTCCGGGGTCGGTCGGTGCGGGTGGGGTGAGGGCGGTGCGTGCCGAGAGGCGGTCAGTGTCCGGCGTCGGAGCGGACCAGGCGCCGTCCCCCGAGCAGGAGCGACCCGGCGGCCCAGGCGAGC
This DNA window, taken from Nocardioides sp. HDW12B, encodes the following:
- a CDS encoding NAD-glutamate dehydrogenase → MSDWLEGLSTLQVILLVLAVVFGASVVAAVLGAWLVRMGMHRPAVVRRASALSEKGLGLVKRPLTIVVLDEVAAVIQTGHYTKNISQALLENHDELKDLVAEKVKRDPNVRLIGRLPGYDTIVSEVSETTLRVLIEMLSDPRMDELISDLLRNNLEQIKRAVRDRDHENVGPPKPPDPIPPSAPRIPGP
- a CDS encoding MarR family transcriptional regulator, with product MTRWLTQDELAAWLPLAGVMLRFNSALDSQLVRDSDLTHFDYLCLAMLSEEKDHVTSMSHLAGRTNASLSRLSHVVSKLERRGLVSRCPSDISRRVTNVRMTEQGYAVLVAAAPGHVEHVRSLIFDGLSDEDVDALRRVMLHVLGNIECAGAKDAQREGKPVPPPARVI
- a CDS encoding succinic semialdehyde dehydrogenase, encoding MPLPATIDDRLLGRLTDRVRSSGGATYKLLEVYTGEVITALPQSTAADVEAAYADAREAQQGWASQPLEQRLAVMKRFHKLLLKNHATVVDLMQAETGKARRMSFEEVCDVAMTTSHYLRTASRVLTDTKRGGVVPFVSTATEVRAPKGVVGLISPWNFPFATSLSDAMPALIAGNGVVLKPDNRSTLNVAFGVSLLEEAGLPAGLVQIVCGEGPDVGPAIVDGADYVMFTGSTATGRVIGERAGANLIGCTLELGGKNPLVVMPDADLDETVPGALFGSFLNAGQACMHIERIYVHALVAEEFTRRFVIAAERIALGASYDWEPEMGALISAEHLERVSDHVEDARSQGAEVLTGGRARPDLGPTFYEPTVLRGVTPAMRLAREETFGPVTAIFTYETEDEVVALANDTDYGLNASIWSRDLEAAERLGRRIRAGNIGVNDSLACAYASKSTPSGGIKNSGVGSRHGDSGLLKYTDPINVAVLKKQVLTPPADVDYAKYVKQTVLSLKAMRRLNLR
- a CDS encoding DUF5999 family protein; translated protein: MCAHTPSCPSVDDQCCWTAHVVSDHSEQGWCRLCNGVILFDDGFFIAPDGHVEPVLMSA
- a CDS encoding class III extradiol ring-cleavage dioxygenase, which codes for MTGSHPLPALYIGHGAPPLLDDPVWSGQLRAWAADLPRPTGIVIVSAHWESAPLALSATAAGTPLVYDFGGFPQRYYEETYATPDATALADRVAAMMPDHETVHRHPSRGLDHGAWVPLKIMYPDADIPVVQMSLPTHDPGRLLQLGSRLRALRDEGVLVIGSGFLTHGLPFLTEFRIDAAVPGWSQDFDLWAAEALARGDVDTLASYADLAPGLPYAHPTVEHLTPLFVTLGAATDPSAPGLQRIEGYWMGLSKRSLQVA
- a CDS encoding SsgA family sporulation/cell division regulator is translated as MSKVVVETAGWIRGEVDVETVEVALAYETADPYAVRVHITSAEGRRCWTFGRDLMADGLRSMVPVGEGAVQVQATSVLTEISYLDLDGQSTTLRLPWWNTREFIRLSQEAVARGDEHCDVDSWVMALTDQES
- a CDS encoding NAD(P)-dependent alcohol dehydrogenase; this encodes MPQTVDALVTPGPKEPFERRTVERRDPGANDVVIDIAFAGICHSDIHQAREEWGEALFPMVPGHEIAGTVSAVGDGVSKFKVGDRVGVGCFVDSCRECENCQAGDEQYCLKGEVPTYNGKEYDGEPTFGGYSKAIVVDENYVLNIPEGVELDVAAPLLCAGITLYSPLNHWEAGPGKKVAIVGMGGLGHMGVKIASAMGAEVTVLSQSLSKQEDGKRFGADHYYATSEKETFKELRNSFDLVVNTVAANLPVDKYLSLLKLNGTMVNVGIPDSPDNFHAFSLAAMRRSMAGSKIGGIRETQEMLDFCAEHGIGAEIETIGVDDVDGAWDRVVDSDVRYRFVIDTATFDSAS